Proteins found in one Nostoc sp. NIES-3756 genomic segment:
- the gcvP gene encoding aminomethyl-transferring glycine dehydrogenase → MVSYAPIPQSSDEGRFNEDQRQQLDQGKKVFNTFIQRHIGPSSADIQQMLDVLGFSNLDALINKTVPASIRLNKKLQLPEAQTEYAALAKLKQIASKNQVFRSYIGMGYYDTITPPVIGRNILENPGWYTAYTPYQPEIAQGRLEALLNFQTMIIDLTGLEIANASLLDEATAAAEAMSMSYGVSKNKANAYFVSHECHPQTIDVLQTRAKPLGIEIIIGDHQTFDFAQPIFGAVLQYPATDGTVYDYRVFIEKAHAQGALVTVAADPLSLTLLTPPGEFGADIAVGSTQRFGIPLGFGGPHAAYFATKEEYKRQVPGRIVGVSKDVNGKTALRLALQTREQHIRREKATSNICTAQVLLAVMASMYAVYHGPEGLKQIAENIHQLTVILTEGLKRLGYKISSQNFFDTLRVELGTHKLETILAGCQARNINLRIYDEATVGISLDETTTPEDLIDLWQIFANKDDLPFTPEELTFSPHISFPRTSSYLTHPVFNRYHSETELLRYLHRLETKDLSLTTSMIPLGSCTMKLNATSEMIPVTWEEFGRIHPFAPPTQTRGYQILFQQLEAWLAEITGFAGISLQPNAGSQGEYAGLLVIRQYHESRGEAHRNVCLIPTSAHGTNPASAVMCGMKVVAVACDAEGNIDVNDLKAKAEKHSHELAALMVTYPSTHGVFEEAIQEICAVIHNHGGQVYMDGANMNAQVGICRPGDIGADVCHLNLHKTFCIPHGGGGPGMGPIGVASHLVPFLPGHPVLGSGEDSQNIGAIASAPWGSASILVISWMYIAMMGADGLTKATKVAILNANYIAKRLESYYPVLYKGQNSLVAHECILDLRSLKKSANIEIDDVAKRLMDYGFHAPTVSWPVAGTIMVEPTESESQAELDRFCDALIAIRQEIGDIEAGKVDIQDNALKNAPHTVESLLCAEWHHPYSREQAAYPAPWTREYKFWPSVGRIDAAFGDRNFVCSCLPMEAYS, encoded by the coding sequence GTGGTATCTTATGCCCCTATTCCTCAGTCTAGCGATGAAGGTCGTTTTAATGAAGACCAACGCCAACAACTAGACCAAGGAAAAAAAGTTTTTAATACTTTTATACAAAGACATATAGGCCCATCATCGGCAGATATTCAACAAATGCTTGATGTATTGGGATTTTCTAACCTAGATGCCCTGATTAATAAAACAGTACCCGCGTCGATTCGGCTGAATAAAAAGTTACAGTTACCAGAGGCGCAAACTGAGTATGCAGCACTGGCAAAGTTAAAACAAATTGCTTCAAAAAATCAGGTGTTTCGCTCATACATTGGTATGGGATATTACGATACTATCACCCCGCCAGTGATTGGGCGTAATATTTTAGAAAACCCTGGGTGGTATACAGCCTATACTCCCTATCAGCCAGAAATTGCTCAAGGGCGGCTAGAAGCGCTGCTGAATTTCCAAACCATGATTATCGACTTAACAGGGTTGGAAATTGCCAATGCTTCCCTACTTGATGAAGCGACAGCCGCCGCAGAAGCCATGAGTATGAGTTATGGAGTAAGTAAAAATAAGGCCAATGCCTATTTTGTCTCCCATGAGTGCCATCCCCAAACGATAGACGTTTTACAAACCAGGGCTAAACCCTTGGGGATCGAGATTATTATCGGGGATCATCAGACATTTGATTTTGCTCAACCGATTTTCGGCGCTGTCTTACAATATCCCGCCACTGATGGCACAGTCTACGACTACCGTGTTTTCATCGAAAAAGCTCACGCCCAAGGCGCATTGGTAACGGTAGCCGCAGACCCCTTAAGCTTAACTTTACTTACTCCCCCTGGTGAATTTGGTGCTGATATTGCCGTAGGTAGTACCCAACGTTTCGGTATTCCTTTGGGCTTTGGTGGGCCTCATGCGGCATACTTTGCTACAAAGGAAGAATACAAGCGACAAGTTCCAGGGCGAATTGTCGGTGTATCTAAAGATGTCAACGGGAAAACAGCACTGCGTCTAGCCTTGCAAACCCGTGAACAACACATCCGCCGGGAAAAAGCTACTAGTAATATTTGTACAGCCCAGGTACTACTGGCAGTGATGGCGAGTATGTACGCCGTCTATCACGGGCCAGAAGGACTCAAGCAAATTGCTGAAAATATTCACCAGTTGACTGTAATTTTGACAGAAGGTTTAAAGCGGCTGGGTTATAAAATCAGTTCCCAAAATTTCTTTGATACCCTGCGGGTAGAGTTGGGAACACACAAGCTAGAAACTATTCTTGCAGGTTGCCAAGCTCGTAATATTAACCTGCGAATTTATGATGAGGCGACTGTGGGAATTTCTTTAGATGAAACTACCACACCAGAAGACCTCATTGACCTCTGGCAAATATTCGCAAATAAAGATGATTTACCTTTCACTCCAGAAGAATTAACATTTTCCCCCCACATCTCTTTCCCTCGTACTAGCAGTTACCTGACGCATCCCGTCTTCAACCGCTATCATTCAGAAACTGAGTTACTGCGCTATCTGCATAGACTAGAAACCAAAGATTTGTCGTTAACTACATCGATGATTCCTTTGGGTTCCTGTACGATGAAGTTAAATGCCACATCTGAAATGATTCCTGTAACTTGGGAAGAATTTGGGAGGATACATCCTTTTGCGCCACCCACCCAAACGCGGGGTTATCAAATTCTGTTCCAACAGCTTGAGGCTTGGCTAGCAGAAATTACAGGGTTTGCTGGCATTTCTTTACAACCTAATGCGGGTTCTCAAGGTGAATATGCAGGGCTGTTGGTAATTCGTCAGTATCACGAAAGTCGGGGAGAAGCACACCGCAATGTCTGTTTAATTCCCACTTCTGCACACGGGACAAACCCAGCGAGTGCGGTAATGTGTGGGATGAAAGTTGTCGCAGTGGCTTGTGATGCTGAGGGTAATATTGATGTTAATGACCTCAAAGCCAAGGCAGAAAAACACAGCCATGAACTTGCTGCATTGATGGTGACTTATCCCTCAACTCACGGTGTGTTTGAGGAAGCAATTCAAGAAATTTGTGCGGTTATTCATAATCACGGCGGTCAAGTTTATATGGATGGGGCAAATATGAATGCCCAAGTGGGGATTTGCCGTCCAGGGGATATTGGCGCGGATGTTTGTCACTTGAATTTGCACAAAACCTTCTGTATTCCTCATGGCGGCGGTGGCCCGGGTATGGGGCCAATTGGTGTGGCTTCCCATCTTGTGCCATTTTTACCTGGACATCCTGTTCTGGGGAGTGGGGAAGATTCCCAAAATATTGGGGCGATCGCATCTGCACCTTGGGGTAGTGCTAGTATTCTAGTGATTTCGTGGATGTATATTGCCATGATGGGGGCAGACGGCTTAACCAAAGCAACTAAGGTAGCAATTCTCAACGCCAATTACATCGCTAAAAGATTAGAGTCTTACTATCCTGTGTTGTACAAAGGGCAGAATAGTTTGGTTGCCCATGAGTGTATTTTAGATTTGCGATCGCTCAAAAAATCAGCCAATATCGAAATCGATGATGTAGCAAAGCGTCTTATGGATTATGGTTTCCACGCCCCGACTGTCTCCTGGCCTGTGGCGGGTACAATCATGGTAGAACCGACAGAAAGCGAATCTCAGGCAGAATTAGACCGTTTCTGTGATGCCTTAATTGCTATTCGCCAAGAAATTGGCGACATTGAAGCAGGTAAGGTAGATATTCAAGATAATGCCTTGAAAAACGCACCCCACACTGTCGAAAGCCTTCTGTGCGCCGAATGGCATCATCCCTATTCTCGTGAACAAGCCGCCTACCCAGCACCTTGGACAAGGGAATATAAATTCTGGCCTAGTGTCGGCAGAATAGATGCGGCTTTTGGTGACAGGAATTTTGTTTGTTCTTGTCTGCCAATGGAAGCATATTCGTAA
- the gcvH gene encoding glycine cleavage system protein GcvH translates to MSSFEYPQDLRYLDTHEYVRLDGEIATIGITEFAVDQLGDVVFLELPEIGDLLTKGDTFGSIESVKAVEDLNAPITGTVIERNEALIESPEAVADDPYGEGWFLKLRVNDPDEVNDALTADEYRAEVEGE, encoded by the coding sequence ATGTCGTCGTTTGAATACCCTCAAGATTTGCGATATTTGGATACTCATGAATATGTGAGGCTAGATGGTGAAATTGCTACTATTGGCATTACAGAATTTGCTGTAGATCAGTTGGGTGATGTAGTGTTCTTAGAATTGCCAGAAATTGGTGACTTACTTACAAAAGGGGACACTTTTGGCTCAATTGAATCAGTTAAAGCTGTGGAAGACTTGAATGCACCGATAACGGGAACAGTCATAGAACGGAATGAGGCTTTAATTGAATCTCCCGAAGCAGTTGCAGATGATCCTTACGGTGAAGGATGGTTCTTAAAGTTACGTGTTAATGACCCCGATGAAGTAAATGATGCTTTAACTGCGGATGAATACCGCGCCGAGGTAGAAGGCGAGTAG
- the gcvT gene encoding glycine cleavage system aminomethyltransferase GcvT: MANQQDTAEILARTPLYQLGVELKARLTSFGGWEMPVQFSGISREHEAVRTAAGMFDISHMGKFTLQGKNLISHLQVLVPSDLSRLQPGQAQYTVLLNPQGGIIDDIIVYYQGEDSNGTQQAFIIVNAATTNKDKAWILQHLDQNQVQFQDISPTKVLIALQGPKAIDYLQPFVKADLQPIPAFGHLETTILDKPAFIARTGYTGEDGFEVLVDPEVGVELWRSLYDAGVIPCGLGARDTLRLEAAMALYGQDIDDTTTPLEAGLGWLVHLDTKGDFIGRSVLEQQKATGVQHRLIGLQTQGRNIARHGYQVLAEGKVVGEVTSGTLSPTLGHPVALAYVPAKLAKVGQQLEVEIRGKAYPAVVVKRPFYRSSKKG; encoded by the coding sequence GTGGCTAATCAACAAGACACTGCCGAAATCTTAGCGAGAACCCCTCTGTATCAACTGGGTGTAGAACTCAAAGCCCGCTTAACCAGCTTTGGCGGTTGGGAAATGCCAGTACAATTTAGCGGTATTTCCCGTGAACACGAAGCGGTAAGAACTGCGGCTGGGATGTTTGACATTTCTCACATGGGCAAATTTACCCTCCAAGGTAAAAACCTAATTTCTCACCTCCAGGTTTTAGTACCTTCAGATTTAAGTCGGTTGCAACCAGGTCAAGCCCAATACACAGTATTGTTAAATCCCCAAGGCGGAATAATTGACGATATTATCGTCTACTACCAAGGCGAAGACAGCAACGGCACACAACAGGCGTTTATCATCGTCAACGCAGCCACCACCAATAAAGACAAAGCATGGATATTGCAGCACCTAGATCAAAATCAGGTGCAATTCCAAGACATTTCACCAACCAAAGTTTTAATTGCCCTCCAAGGGCCAAAAGCTATCGATTATCTTCAACCCTTTGTTAAAGCAGACTTACAACCAATCCCAGCATTTGGACATTTAGAAACAACAATACTAGATAAACCCGCCTTTATTGCTCGTACAGGTTACACCGGGGAAGATGGCTTTGAAGTTTTAGTAGACCCAGAAGTAGGGGTAGAGTTATGGCGTAGTTTGTACGATGCTGGTGTCATTCCCTGTGGACTGGGTGCAAGAGATACCCTCCGGCTAGAAGCAGCAATGGCACTTTACGGACAAGACATCGACGATACAACCACACCCCTAGAAGCTGGCTTAGGCTGGCTAGTTCATTTAGATACCAAAGGTGATTTTATTGGTAGGTCAGTTTTAGAACAACAAAAAGCCACAGGAGTACAGCACCGACTCATAGGTTTGCAAACCCAAGGTAGAAACATTGCCCGTCACGGCTACCAAGTCCTCGCAGAAGGTAAAGTAGTAGGCGAAGTTACAAGCGGTACTCTATCCCCTACACTTGGTCATCCTGTTGCTTTAGCCTATGTTCCCGCTAAACTAGCAAAAGTCGGTCAGCAGCTTGAAGTAGAAATACGTGGTAAAGCATACCCAGCAGTTGTAGTTAAACGCCCCTTTTATCGTTCAAGTAAGAAGGGATAG
- a CDS encoding pentapeptide repeat-containing protein, whose amino-acid sequence MNYWRVIASLVLAVVLFLFPGSAQAASSSSITRSAGDEVQVKNFVGQSLVGTEFTNVDLENANFSNADLRGGVFNGTVLEGVNLHGVDFSNGIAYLARFKNANLTDAIFTDAMMLRSTFDNVDVTGADFTNAVLDGTQVKKLCTKASGVNSKTGTDTRESLGCK is encoded by the coding sequence ATGAATTATTGGCGAGTAATAGCAAGCCTGGTTTTGGCTGTGGTTTTATTTCTGTTTCCAGGGTCAGCGCAAGCTGCAAGTTCTTCCAGTATCACCCGTTCTGCTGGTGATGAAGTGCAAGTGAAGAATTTTGTAGGTCAAAGCCTAGTTGGTACGGAATTTACCAATGTGGATTTAGAAAATGCCAACTTTAGCAATGCTGATTTACGCGGTGGCGTGTTTAACGGTACTGTGTTAGAGGGAGTGAATTTACATGGTGTAGACTTCAGTAACGGCATAGCCTATCTGGCAAGATTTAAAAATGCTAATTTAACTGATGCTATTTTCACCGATGCTATGATGCTTCGCTCTACTTTTGATAATGTAGATGTTACTGGGGCAGATTTTACTAATGCAGTTTTGGACGGAACCCAGGTGAAAAAACTCTGTACCAAAGCTAGTGGAGTTAATTCCAAAACTGGTACTGATACCCGCGAATCTTTGGGTTGTAAGTAA
- a CDS encoding LmeA family phospholipid-binding protein has protein sequence MFGGLTGFQDPKGTDWGERMLNTVASQTIRHLFTQSESVEVFVRCFPSSKLLQGSIDSFKMSGRGLVIRRDFAVEEMSFETDAVSIDFGAVLSGKLNLKQPTQAIAQVILSEAGINKAFQAELVQKRLVNLAVPALTELSGGQPVSFTEVQVQLLPQSSLRINAQADLGSGELIPITMTLTVAVEKRRRISFKNPIVELDSVPESQREISNTLSLALAEILDNMVDLDRFDLDGVKMRLNRLDTEGDKLIFSGYAEIERIPRSS, from the coding sequence ATGTTCGGCGGACTTACTGGTTTCCAAGATCCTAAAGGCACTGATTGGGGCGAAAGAATGCTCAATACAGTTGCCAGCCAAACGATTCGCCACTTGTTTACCCAAAGCGAGTCAGTAGAAGTCTTTGTGCGTTGCTTTCCCTCCAGCAAGCTGTTACAAGGTAGTATTGACAGCTTCAAAATGAGCGGACGCGGCTTAGTTATTCGCAGAGATTTTGCCGTAGAGGAGATGTCTTTTGAGACTGATGCGGTATCTATAGATTTTGGTGCTGTTTTGAGTGGGAAGTTAAATCTCAAACAACCAACCCAGGCGATCGCTCAAGTAATATTATCTGAAGCTGGGATCAACAAAGCATTTCAAGCTGAACTAGTACAAAAGCGTTTAGTTAACTTAGCTGTACCTGCCTTAACTGAGTTATCTGGCGGTCAACCAGTCTCTTTCACAGAGGTTCAAGTACAACTTCTCCCCCAAAGTAGCTTAAGAATTAATGCTCAGGCAGATTTGGGTAGTGGTGAACTCATACCTATCACCATGACTCTAACTGTGGCTGTGGAAAAGCGCCGCCGCATTTCTTTTAAAAATCCCATAGTTGAACTAGACTCAGTTCCCGAATCACAAAGAGAAATATCAAATACCTTAAGCCTAGCACTAGCAGAAATTTTAGATAATATGGTCGATTTAGACCGTTTTGACCTTGACGGCGTAAAAATGCGCCTTAATCGTTTAGATACTGAAGGAGACAAGTTAATATTTAGTGGCTACGCAGAAATCGAAAGGATTCCCCGTAGTTCTTAG
- the petJ gene encoding cytochrome c6 PetJ, which yields MKKIFSLVLLGIALFTFAFSSPALAADSVNGAKIFSANCASCHAGGKNLVQANKNLKKDALEQFGMYSAQAIITQVTNGKNAMPAFKGRLKSEQIEDVAAYVLEQADKDWK from the coding sequence ATGAAAAAGATTTTTTCCTTAGTGCTGTTAGGCATAGCACTCTTCACTTTTGCCTTCAGCAGCCCAGCATTGGCGGCAGATAGTGTCAATGGAGCGAAAATATTTAGTGCTAATTGTGCTTCTTGCCATGCCGGCGGCAAGAACTTAGTTCAAGCCAACAAAAATCTCAAGAAAGATGCTTTGGAACAGTTTGGTATGTACTCAGCCCAAGCCATTATTACTCAAGTCACCAATGGTAAAAACGCCATGCCTGCTTTCAAGGGTCGTTTAAAATCTGAACAAATTGAAGATGTAGCTGCTTATGTTCTAGAACAAGCAGACAAGGATTGGAAATAG
- a CDS encoding GNAT family N-acetyltransferase, translating into MTNNLTVRFAEPADSETLFGLIKELAEYENLTHAVTGNALALQEHLFGSQKYVEAILAESAGQAVGFALFFHNYSTFLTKPGIYLEDLFVLPEYRRQGIGKALLTKLAQIAVERGCGRLEWSVLDWNESAQAFYRRMGASILDDWRICRVTEEAMNTLARRD; encoded by the coding sequence ATGACTAACAATTTGACCGTGCGTTTTGCTGAACCTGCTGATAGTGAAACACTATTTGGCTTGATTAAAGAATTGGCAGAGTACGAAAATTTAACTCATGCTGTAACTGGCAACGCTCTGGCACTACAAGAGCATCTTTTTGGTTCGCAAAAATACGTTGAAGCAATTTTAGCGGAATCCGCAGGTCAAGCTGTAGGTTTTGCCCTATTTTTTCATAACTACTCTACCTTTCTCACCAAGCCGGGGATTTATCTGGAAGATTTGTTTGTCTTGCCAGAGTATCGGCGGCAAGGCATTGGCAAAGCCCTCCTCACCAAATTAGCCCAAATCGCTGTCGAACGCGGTTGTGGCAGATTAGAGTGGAGTGTCCTCGATTGGAATGAATCAGCCCAAGCATTTTATCGCCGCATGGGAGCATCAATATTAGATGATTGGCGAATTTGCCGCGTCACAGAAGAAGCAATGAATACATTAGCGAGGAGGGATTGA
- a CDS encoding RpoD/SigA family RNA polymerase sigma factor yields the protein MYQTKHESLKETMNIAELGTMEILGNVVEHDEHSLDSLDNLELIIEETPIIENLETDERDGDEMAAARPSGYNKTEHDDAVGAFFKEMARYPLLKPDEEVELARRVRFLEEFRDLQSALETQLGQHPTKAQVAAQLDITEKQLENRLYQGRVAKRKMIRSNLRLVVSIAKRYLNRGVPFLDLIQEGAMGLNRATEKFDPDKGYKFSTYAYWWIRQAITRAIANDARTIRLPIHIVEKLNKLKKAQRELKQKFSRNPSEAEMAEALEITVPQLRQLQQLRRQALSLNHRVGKEEDTELMDLLEDEDNLSPEAKMNENMMRQEIWEVLGDVLTPREKDVISLRYGLTTSEPCTLEEVGNMFNLSRERVRQIQSKAMRKLRRPHIAKRLKGWLI from the coding sequence ATGTACCAGACAAAGCATGAATCCCTCAAGGAAACTATGAATATTGCTGAATTAGGAACAATGGAGATACTAGGGAATGTTGTCGAACATGATGAGCATTCACTTGATAGCCTTGATAATTTAGAACTAATCATAGAAGAAACCCCAATAATAGAAAATCTGGAAACAGACGAACGTGATGGGGACGAAATGGCCGCCGCCCGGCCTTCTGGGTATAATAAAACAGAGCATGATGATGCAGTAGGGGCGTTTTTTAAAGAAATGGCACGCTATCCACTGCTAAAACCCGATGAAGAAGTGGAATTAGCCAGAAGAGTCAGATTTTTAGAAGAATTTAGAGATTTACAATCTGCTTTAGAAACACAATTAGGACAACATCCAACAAAAGCTCAAGTAGCTGCTCAGTTAGACATAACAGAAAAACAATTAGAAAATCGTTTGTATCAAGGTCGAGTAGCTAAAAGAAAAATGATTCGCTCGAACTTGAGATTGGTAGTATCAATTGCCAAACGATATCTCAATCGCGGAGTACCTTTTCTAGATTTAATTCAAGAAGGAGCAATGGGATTAAATCGAGCTACAGAAAAGTTTGATCCCGATAAAGGATACAAGTTTTCTACCTATGCTTACTGGTGGATTAGACAAGCAATAACTAGAGCGATCGCTAATGATGCCAGAACAATCCGCCTACCAATTCACATTGTAGAAAAACTCAACAAACTCAAAAAAGCCCAACGAGAACTCAAACAAAAATTCAGCCGCAACCCATCCGAAGCGGAAATGGCTGAAGCATTGGAAATCACTGTCCCACAGCTACGCCAACTGCAACAACTCAGGCGACAAGCACTATCTTTAAATCATCGAGTCGGTAAAGAAGAAGATACCGAACTGATGGACTTATTAGAAGATGAAGATAACCTATCTCCAGAAGCAAAAATGAACGAAAACATGATGCGTCAGGAGATTTGGGAAGTTCTTGGTGATGTGCTTACCCCCAGAGAAAAAGACGTAATTTCCTTACGTTATGGTTTGACAACCAGCGAACCCTGCACCTTAGAAGAAGTCGGCAATATGTTCAACCTATCCCGCGAACGAGTCCGACAAATTCAAAGCAAAGCCATGCGCAAACTCCGCCGTCCGCACATAGCTAAACGGCTTAAGGGTTGGTTGATTTGA